In the genome of Vicia villosa cultivar HV-30 ecotype Madison, WI linkage group LG7, Vvil1.0, whole genome shotgun sequence, one region contains:
- the LOC131615689 gene encoding receptor-like protein 9DC3: MGWLFLCLYLFLFHFPSFSSFNFLCHHDENSALLQFKSSFTIPTFPYCDESNLMKTTTWKNGSDCCSWHGVTCDTISGHVIGLNLACEGLTGILHPNSTLFHLPHLQTLDLSYNDFFPSHFHSKFGDFKSLTHLDLSSSSSFQGDVPPQISHLSKLTSLHLSGNYKLVWNESTLKRLMQNATNLREVFLDATDMSSIKINSLDLLFNLSSFLVTLNLGNTRLRGNFKQSILYLPGIHELYMSGNEDLGGQLPKLSCSSNFFRILDFSSNGFQGPIPPSFSNLTYLTSLHLTANSLNGSIPPSLLTLPCLTFLDLSSNGFSGQLPNVFHQLNQFQQIDLSYNKIGGELPISLSNLHRLTTLNLSSNSFKGQIPDVFDGMTKLQYISLYSNNLEGTIPSSLFNLNHLVTLDCSNNKLVGPLINKISRLQKLTDLVLDNNLLNGTIPSSLLSLPRLKILSVTNNRFTGNISAISSYSLEELYLCGNKLHGNIPKSIFNLSNLYILCLSSNNLSGVVDFQHFSKLQNLQSLSLSHNSQLSLNSESNVNYNFPKLLELELSSFSLTEIPKFLKNLSNLQYLDISNNRFTGRVPNWLLATMDNQGFLNLSQNLFTSIDQISTSSYWLGSLDLSSNLLQGELSVSICNMSFLQVLNLANNKLTGTIPQCLVSSMSLKVLDLQMNKFYGTLPNNFSKDNQLSTLNLFGNQLEDSLPETLSQCKNLDVLNLGSNRIKDKFPDWLQTLQNLKVLVLRDNKLHGSIANQKINYPFPSLIIFDISGNNFSGPLPKTYFKKFDAMKNVIQDPEGRSYMEKDISFAVVIDSFKQRLGLSADEIKNYYDSMVVTMKGTNMAMKKIPRILVSIDLSRNKFEGEISNIIGELHELIGLNLSHNKLIGHIPQSMGNLTNLEWLDLSSNMLIGMIPADFTNLDSLEVLNLSNNHLIGEIPQGKQFNTFSNDSYQGNLRLCGFPLSKKCGFEQHSPPSPDKLWSEEKFGFGWKPVAIGYGCGFVFGIGLGYCMFSVGKPRWLVMVFGGKPKRRVRRRTRVRRTNGSTMNQMIQMS; encoded by the coding sequence ATGGGGTGGTTGTTTTTGTGTTTATATCTTTTTCTCTTCCATTTTCCTTCCTTCTCTTCTTTCAATTTCTTATGTCATCATGATGAGAATTCCGCCTTGCTTCAATTCAAGTCCTCCTTTACAATACCAACTTTCCCTTATTGTGATGAATCTAATCTCATGAAAACAACAACATGGAAAAATGGAAGTGATTGTTGCTCATGGCATGGTGTCACTTGTGACACTATCTCTGGTCATGTGATTGGCCTTAACCTTGCCTGTGAAGGCCTTACAGGTATATTACATCCCAACAGTACCCTTTTCCATCTTCCTCATCTCCAAACACTCGACCTCTCTTACAATGATTTCTTCCCCTCCCATTTTCATTCTAAGTTTGGGGACTTTAAGAGTCTTACACATCTTGacttgtcttcttcttcttcctttcaagGAGATGTTCCTCCTCAAATCTCGCACCTTTCTAAATTAACATCACTTCATCTCTCTGGGAACTATAAGTTAGTTTGGAACGAGAGCACTTTGAAGAGACTTATGCAAAATGCAACAAATTTAAGGGAGGTGTTTTTAGATGCCACAGATATGTcttcaataaaaataaactcCCTCGATTTGCTCTTCAACCTTTCTTCCTTTTTGGTTACTCTTAATCTTGGAAACACGAGATTAAGAGGGAACTTCAAACAAAGCATTCTCTACTTACCCGGTATTCATGAACTATATATGTCAGGTAATGAAGACCTTGGAGGTCAGCTTCCAAAATTGAGTTGCAGTAGTAACTTTTTTAGAATTTTGGATTTTTCAAGTAATGGTTTTCAAGGACCCATTCCACCATCATTTTCTAACCTCACATATCTTACTTCTCTACATCTAACGGCAAACTCTCTTAATGGCTCAATTCCACCTTCACTTTTAACTCTTCCATGCCTAACTTTTCTGGATCTCTCCTCCAATGGTTTTAGTGGCCAACTCCCAAATGTATTTCAccaattaaatcaatttcaacaAATAGATTTGAGTTATAACAAAATTGGAGGTGAGCTTCCAATATCACTTTCAAACCTTCATCGTCTCACTACCTTAAACCTTTCATCCAATTCATTTAAGGGTCAGATTCCAGATGTGTTTGATGGGATGACCAAACTGCAGTATATCTCTCTATATTCAAACAATTTAGAAGGAACAATTCCTTCTTCATTATTTAACTTGAATCATCTTGTGACATTAGATTGCTCAAATAATAAATTAGTGGGTCCCTTAATCAACAAAATTTCAAGGTTGCAAAAACTAACAGATTTGGTTTTAGACAACAACTTGTTAAATGGAACAATTCCTTCCTCCCTGCTATCTTTGCCTCGTTTGAAAATTTTATCTGTAACAAACAATCGATTTACAGGGAATATCAGTGCGATCTCATCGTATTCGTTAGAAGAACTTTATCTATGCGGCAATAAGCTACATGGCAATATTCCAAAATCAATTTTCAACCTTTCAAACCTATATATACTATGTCTATCATCAAACAACTTGAGTGGTGTTGTTGATTTTCAACacttttccaaacttcaaaatttgCAATCTTTGTCTCTTTCACATAATAGCCAATTATCGCTGAACTCTGAATCCAATGTAAATTACAATTTTCCCAAACTATTGGAATTAGAATTGTCTTCCTTCAGTTTGACAGAAATTCCCAAGTTCCTAAAAAATCTCTCAAATTTGCAATATCTTGATATCTCCAATAACAGATTTACTGGAAGAGTGCCCAATTGGTTACTTGCAACAATGGATAACCAAGGATTTTTGAACCTCTCTCAAAACTTGTTCACATCAATAGATCAAATCTCAACAAGTAGTTATTGGCTCGGTTCCCTTGATCTTAGTTCTAACTTACTACAGGGTGAACTTTCGGTGTCAATTTGCAACATGAGTTTCCTACAAGTTCTCAATCTTGCAAACAACAAATTGACAGGTACTATTCCACAATGTCTTGTTAGTTCAATGTCTCTTAAAGTTTTGGATCTACAAATGAACAAATTTTATGGCACTTTGCCAAATAACTTTTCAAAGGACAATCAACTTTCTACTCTGAATCTCTTTGGCAATcaattagaagacagtttgcctGAAACTTTGTCCCAATGCAAAAATCTTGATGTTTTAAATCTTGGCAGCAACAGAATAAAGGACAAATTTCCTGACTGGCTTCAAACTCTGCAAAATTTGAAAGTGTTGGTTTTGCGAGACAATAAGTTGCACGGTTCCATTGCTAATCAAAAGATCAATTATCCATTTCCCAGTTTAATTATTTTTGATATCTCAGGAAATAACTTTAGCGGTCCGCTACCAAAAACCTATTTTAAAAAGTTTGATGCCATGAAAAATGTTATTCAAGATCCAGAAGGTAGGTCATATATGGAAAAGGATATTTCTTTTGCTGTAGTAATTGATTCATTTAAACAAAGACTTGGTTTGTCAGCTGATGAAATTAAGAATTACTACGATTCAATGGTTGTGACAATGAAAGGAACCAATATGGCAATGAAAAAAATACCAAGAATCTTGGTAAGTATTGATTTGTCTAGAAACAAGTTTGAAGGAGAGATTTCGAATATTATCGGTGAGCTTCATGAACTCATAGGACTTAACCTTTCCCATAACAAACTCATTGGTCATATTCCACAATCCATGGGAAATTTGACAAACTTGGAATGGTTGGATCTCTCCTCAAATATGTTGATTGGTATGATTCCTGCCGATTTCACAAATCTAGACAGCCTTGAAGTTTTGAATCTTTCCAATAACCATCTAATAGGAGAAATACCTCAAGGAAAGCAGTTCAATACATTTTCAAATGATTCATATCAAGGAAACTTGAGGTTATGCGGATTTCCATTGTCAAAGAAATGTGGATTTGAACAACATTCTCCACCTTCACCCGATAAGCTTTGGAGTGAAGAGAAATTTGGATTTGGATGGAAGCCAGTGGCAATTGGATATGGATGTGGGTTTGTGTTCGGAATAGGCCTTGGATATTGCATGTTTTCAGTTGGAAAGCCTAGATGGCTTGTGATGGTATTTGGTGGGAAACCTAAGAGAAGAGtgagaagaagaacaagagtGAGGAGAACCAATGGTTCAACCATGAATCAAATGATACAAATGTCATAA
- the LOC131617759 gene encoding receptor-like protein 6: MTGPVFKSLIFCLPSVQELDLSYNAKLFGQLPKFNCSASLKILDLSWGRFQGSIPFSYSNLTHLTSLDLSLNHLNGSIPSSLLTLPHLTALYLNDNDLNGQIPNEFPLTNKFQLLNLGHNNIKGEMPSSLSNLQHLTHMCLHLLLFNLPSFSSSFNFSCHHDEYYALLQFKSSFTIGASYFMDETYIPKTTTWNNKTNCCAWQGVKCDIISGPVTGINLFSESLQGM; this comes from the coding sequence atgaccggtccggtttttaaatcACTGATTTTTTGTTTACCAAGTGTTCAAGAGTTAGATTTGTCATATAATGCTAAACTTTTCGGTCAACTTCCAAAATTTAATTGCAGTGCATCTCTTAAAATTTTGGATCTCTCATGGGGTCGATTTCAAGGGTCAATTCCTTTTTCCTATTCAAACCTCACACATCTTACTTCACTAGATCTTTCATTAAACCACCTTAACGGTTCAATTCCATCTTCACTTTTAACTCTTCCGCATTTAACTGCTCTATATCTCAATGACAATGATCTTAACGGTCAAATTCCAAATGAATTTCCGCTGACAAATAAATTTCAATTATTAAACTTAGGTCATAACAACATTAAAGGTGAGATGCCGTCATCACTCTCAAACCTTCAACATCTCACTCATATGTGTTTACATCTTTTGCTCTTCAACCTTccatctttctcttcttctttcaatTTCTCATGCCATCATGATGAATATTATGCTTTGCTTCAATTTAAGTCCTCGTTCACTATAGGTGCTTCCTATTTTATGGATGAAACTTATATTCCAAAAACAACAACATGGAATAATAAGACTAATTGTTGCGCATGGCAAGGTGTCAAGTGTGACATAATCTCTGGTCCCGTGACTGGCATCAACCTGTTCAGTGAGTCCCTTCAAGGTATGTGA
- the LOC131617758 gene encoding ABC transporter G family member 26-like: MENLREDEIEDNMSMSPPSVGSMQIAGSNGFGHSMEFMSQAYLHNRYPEIDIQVADSTFNQDPPLPVFLKFEDVEFKVRNSQVASKNPVKTMVSKVATPNNVEEKNKYKKILKGITGSIGPGEILALMGPSGSGKTTLLRVVGGRLLDNVKGKITYNDVPYSPALKRRIGFVTQEDVLFPQLTVEETLIFSAFLRLPTNMSKQQKYARVENTVKDLGLERCRHTKIGGGYLKGISGGERKRTCIGYEILVDPSLLLLDEPTSGLDSTSANKLLLTLQGLAKAGRTIITTIHQPSSRIFHMFDKLLLIAEGHPVYYGKAKDTTEYFSSLRFIPEIPMNPAEFLLDLATGQVNDISVPRDIFKDQESSDPSAAVIKYVQLKYKDILEPKEKQENHRGASTPKHLQLAIQVKKEWTLSWLDQFIILYKRTFRARCKDYFDILRLVQAVGIALLLGLLWWKSSIDTEAQLRDQVGLMFYICIFWTSSCIFGAVYVFPFEKVYLRKERKADMYRLSVYYASSTLCDMVAHVSYPTFFMLIVYFMAGFKSTVACFFLTLFAVLLIAITSQGAGELFGAAVMSIQRAGMVASLILMLFLLTGGYYVQHIPKFMQWLKYMSFMYYGFRLLLKVQYSGDELYECESEDGCKTLQSSPSFDTVNLNGGLTEVWVLLAMALCFRVFAYFCLRRRIDISN, translated from the exons ATGGAAAATCTTAGAGAAGATGAGATTGAGGACAACATGTCAATGTCACCGCCTTCCGTCGGTTCCATGCAGATTGCAGGAAGCAATGGCTTTGGTCACAGCATGGAGTTCATGTCTCAGGCATACCTTCACAATCGGTACCCAGAGATTGATATTCAAGTCGCGGATTCCACTTTCAACCAAGATCCTCCTCTCCCTGTATTTCTCAAG TTTGAAGATGTAGAGTTCAAAGTGCGAAATAGCCAAGTAGCTTCCAAGAATCCTGTGAAAACAATGGTGTCAAAGGTAGCCACGCCAAACAATGTGGAAGAGAAAAACAAATACAAGAAAATTCTAAAAGGTATCACCGGAAGCATTGGCCCGGGCGAAATCCTCGCTTTGATGGGTCCTTCTGGTAGTGGAAAGACGACATTGTTGAGAGTTGTAGGAGGAAGATTACTTGATAATGTTAAGGGAAAGATAACTTACAATGATGTACCATATAGTCCCGCGCTAAAAAGGAG GATTGGATTTGTAACACAAGAGGACGTGCTTTTTCCGCAACTTACAGTAGAAGAAACATTAATCTTCTCTGCATTCTTAAGGCTACCAACCAACATGAGCAAGCAACAAAAATATGCAAGAGTTGAGAACACTGTCAAGGATCTAGGCCTAGAAAG ATGTCGCCACACGAAAATAGGTGGAGGATATCTCAAAGGTATATCAGGAGGAGAAAGGAAGAGAACCTGCATAGGTTATGAAATTCTTGTTGATCCTTCATTGCTGCTACTTGATGAACCAACTTCAGGCCTTGATTCCACGTCGGCAAACAAACTCCTTCTTACCCTTCAGGGACTTGCCAAG GCTGGAAGAACTATAATCACAACAATTCATCAGCCATCGAGCAGAATCTTTCACATGTttgacaaacttcttctgatagCAGAAGGACATCCTGTTTATTATGGAAAGGCAAAAGACACAACTGAGTACTTTTCATCATTGAGATTCATCCCGGAAATACCGATGAATCCCGCAGAGTTTTTGCTTGACTTAGCAACTGGACAAGTGAATGATATAAGTGTTCCTCGAGATATTTTCAAAGATCAAGAATCTTCTGACCCTTCAGCAGCTGTTATTaag TATGTACAACTCAAGTATAAAGACATATTGGAGCCAAAAGAAAAACAAGAGAATCATAGAGGAGCAAGCACACCAAAACATCTTCAACTAGCCATTCAGGTTAAAAAGGAATGGACACTGAGTTGGTTAGACCAATTCATTATACTTTATAAGAGAACATTCAGAGCAAGATGCAAGGACTATTTTGATATATTAAGACTAGTTCAAGCTGTTGGAATCGCACTTTTGTTAGGACTACTTTGGTGGAAATCTTCAATTGATACAGAAGCTCAACTCCGAGATCAG GTTGGTTTAATGTTCTACATTTGTATATTTTGGACATCTTCATGTATTTTTGGAGCAGTCtatgtatttccatttgaaaaaGTGTActtaagaaaagaaaggaaagcAGACATGTATAGACTAAGTGTATACTATGCAAGTAGCACTCTCTGTGACATGGTGGCACATGTTTCGTATCCTACTTTTTTCATGCTCATTGTGTACTTCATGGCTGGGTTTAAGAGCACGGTGGCTTGCTTCTTCCTTACGTTATTCGCGGTTTTGCTGATAGCTATAACAAGTCAA GGAGCTGGAGAACTATTTGGAGCTGCGGTTATGAGCATTCAAAGAGCAGGAATGGTTGCTTCTTTGATACTCATGTTGTTCCTTCTTACAGGTGGCTACTATGTTCAG CATATACCAAAGTTCATGCAATGGTTGAAGTATATGTCATTCATGTACTATGGATTCAGGCTTCTTCTAAAAGTGCAATATTCAGGAGATGAACTATATGAATGTGAAAGTGAGGATGGATGCAAGACACTTCAAAGTTCACCTTCATTTGATACTGTAAATTTGAATGGAGGTTTAACAGAAGTTTGGGTTCTGTTAGCCATGGCTCTTTGCTTTAGAGTGTTTGCTTACTTTTGTCTACGTAGAAGGATTGACATATCCAATTag
- the LOC131615688 gene encoding receptor like protein 22-like produces the protein MEWLFLFLHLFLFHFPSFSCFNFLCHPIEKSALLQFKASFTTDGYYYCDEHSPMKTKTWKNESDCCSWHGVTCDSVSGHVIGLNLGGECLKGILHPNSTLFHLTHLQTLNLSDNFFDEFSSSHFHSNFGDFTGLTHLDLSYTSFQGEVPPQISHLSKLTSLHLSENYKLVWKESILKRLVQNATNLRDMFLDGTDMTSIKINSLDLLFNHSSSLVALNLGNTGLQTTFKKYDFCLPSIQELYMPMNHLRGQLPKLSCSVFLRILDFSHNDFQGPIPPSFSNLTHLTSLDFTGNYLNGSIPSFLLTLPSLISLHLSHNDFIGELPISLSNLHHLITLDLSSNSFKGQIPDVFSGMTKLQQLDLSSNNFEGTIPSSLFNLNQLLTLNCSDNKLAGPLIKKISGFQKLTDLVFDNNLLNGTIPSSMLSLPCLKRLSLSNNQFTGHISAISSYFLEELNLCNNKLRENIPKSIFDLSNLTILCLSSNNLSGVVDFQHFSKLQNLFSLSLSHNSQLSLNFQSNVNYNFVELTTLKLSSLSLNEIPKFLGKLPSLYSLDMSNNKFNGSVPNWLLETIVADGFLNLSQNMFTSIDQISTSRKELGSLDLSSNSLQGELSVSICNWSSLKYLNLAHNKLTGIIPHCLSNSSSLLVLDLQMNKLHGTLPSYFSKYSKLQTLNLYGNHLDNHLPKSLSHCKNLEVLNLGSNRIEDKFPDWLQTLKNLKVLVLRDNKLHGLISNLRVNSSFPSLIIFDISGNNFSGPLPKAYFEKFQAMKHDDGSFSYMVKSFSFYSQVSNIMYYDSVTLRIKGINSTLVKISTNFAIIDMSRNKFEGDISNVVGELHALIGLNLSHNRLSGSIPRSMANLINLESLDLSSNMITGVIPAELSDLNFLEFLDVSNNHLVGEIPQGKQFNTFSNDSYEGNSELCGFPLSKKCGPGQHSPPSPNDFWNEEKFGFGWKPVAIGYGCGFVFGIGLGYCMFLIGRPRWLVMIFGGQPKRRVRRRRTRVRRTNGSTMNQMIQMS, from the coding sequence ATGGAgtggttgtttttgtttttacatctttttctctttcattttccATCATTCTCTTGTTTCAATTTCTTATGTCATCCTATTGAGAAATCTGCTTTGCTTCAGTTCAAGGCCTCATTTACTACTGATGGTTACTATTATTGTGATGAACACAGTCCTATGAAAACAAAAACATGGAAAAATGAGAGTGATTGTTGCTCATGGCATGGAGTCACTTGTGACAGTGTTTCTGGTCACGTGATTGGTCTTAACCTTGGTGGTGAATGCCTTAAAGGTATATTACATCCCAACAGTACCCTTTTCCATCTTACTCATCTCCAAACACTCAACCTTTCTGACAATTTTTTCGATGAATTCTCCAGCTCCCATTTTCATTCTAACTTTGGAGATTTTACGGGTCTTACACATCTTGATTTGTCTTATACTTCTTTTCAAGGTGAAGTTCCTCCTCAAATCTCACACCTTTCCAAATTAACATCACTTCATCTCTCCGAGAATTATAAGTTAGTTTGGAAAGAGAGCATTTTGAAGAGGCTTGTGCAAAATGCAACAAATTTAAGGGACATGTTTTTGGATGGCACAGATATGActtcaataaaaataaactcCCTTGATTTGCTCTTCAATCATTCTTCCTCTTTGGTTGCTCTAAATCTTGGAAACACAGGATTACAAACAACCttcaaaaaatatgatttttgctTACCAAGTATTCAAGAACTATATATGCCAATGAATCACCTTAGAGGCCAACTTCCAAAATTGAGTTGCAGTGTTTTTCTTAgaattttggatttttcacaTAATGATTTCCAAGGACCCATTCCTCCATCATTTTCTAACCTCACACATCTTACTTCTCTAGATTTCACAGGAAACTATCTTAACGGTTCAATCCCGTCCTTCCTTTTGACTCTTCCATCTCTAATTTCTTTACATCTCTCTCACAATGATTTTATTGGTGAGCTTCCAATATCTCTTTCAAACCTTCACCATCTCATAACCTTAGACCTTTCATCCAACTCATTTAAGGGTCAGATTCCAGATGTGTTTAGCGGTATGACCAAACTGCAACAACTCGATTTAAGTTCAAACAATTTTGAAGGAACAATTCCTTCTTCATTATTTAACTTGAATCAACTTCTCACATTGAATTGCTCTGATAATAAATTAGCCGGTCCCCTAATCAAAAAAATTTCAGGGTTTCAAAAACTAACTGATTTGGTTTTCGATAACAACTTGTTAAACGGAACAATTCCTTCCTCCATGTTATCTTTGCCTTGTTTGAAAAGGTTATCTCTATCAAACAATCAATTCACAGGGCATATCAGTGCAATCTCATCTTATTTCTTAGAAGAACTGAATCTCTGCAACAACAAACTAcgagaaaatattccaaaatcaaTCTTCGACCTTTCAAACCTAACTATATTATGTCTATCATCAAACAACTTGAGCGGTGTCGTTGATTTTCAACacttttccaaacttcaaaatttgTTTTCTTTATCCCTTTCACATAATAGCCAATTATCACTAAACTTTCAATCCAATGTCAATTACAATTTTGTTGAACTAACTACATTGAAATTGTCATCTTTGAGTTTGAATGAAATTCCCAAATTCTTAGGAAAACTCCCAAGTTTGTATTCTCTTGATATGTCCAATAACAAATTTAATGGAAGTGTGCCCAATTGGTTACTTGAAACAATTGTGGCTGATGGATTTTTGAACCTCTCTCAAAACATGTTCACATCAATAGATCAAATCTCAACAAGTAGAAAAGAGCTCGGTTCCCTTGATCTTAGTTCTAACTCACTACAAGGCGAACTTTCTGTGTCGATTTGCAACTGGAGTTCACTAAAATATCTCAATCTTGCACATAATAAATTGACAGGTATCATTCCACATTGTTTATCTAATTCATCCTCCCTTTTAGTATTGGATCTACAAATGAATAAACTCCATGGCACTTTGCCAAGTTACTTTTCAAAGTATAGTAAACTTCAAACTTTGAATCTTTATGGCAACCATTTAGATAACCATTTGCCTAAATCTTTGTCCCATTGCAAAAATTTGGAAGTTTTAAATCTTGGCAGCAATAGAATAGAAGACAAATTTCCTGATTGGCTTCAAACCCTGAAAAACTTAAAAGTGTTGGTTTTGCGAGACAATAAGTTGCATGGTCTCATTTCTAATCTAAGGGTCAACAGTTCATTTCCCAGTTTGATTATTTTTGATATCTCAGGCAATAACTTTAGCGGCCCACTTCCTAAAGCATATTTTGAAAAGTTTCAAGCAATGAAACATGATGATGGAAGTTTTTCATATATGGTTAAGTCATTTAGTTTTTATAGTCAAGTTAGTAATATAATGTACTACGATTCTGTGACCCTGAGGATAAAGGGGATCAATTCCACACTGGTGAAAATTTCAACAAACTTTGCAATTATTGATATGTCAAGAAACAAATTTGAAGGAGATATTTCAAATGTTGTTGGAGAGCTTCATGCACTTATAGGACTTAACCTTTCCCATAACAGACTCAGTGGTAGTATTCCTCGATCCATGGCAAATTTGATAAATTTAGAATCTTTGGATCTCTCATCAAATATGATCACCGGTGTTATTCCTGCAGAATTATCCgatttgaattttcttgaattcctGGATGTTTCTAATAACCATCTTGTGGGAGAAATACCTcaaggaaaacaattcaacacatTTTCAAATGATTCGTACGAAGGAAACTCTGAGTTATGTGGATTTCCTTTGTCAAAGAAATGTGGACCTGGACAACATTCTCCACCTTCACCCAACGACTTTTGGAATGAAGAGAAATTTGGATTTGGATGGAAACCAGTGGCAATTGGATATGGATGTGGATTTGTGTTTGGAATAGGCCTTGGATATTGCATGTTTTTAATTGGAAGGCCAAGATGGCTTGTGATGATATTTGGTGGCCAACCAAAGAGAAGagtgagaagaagaagaacaagagtgAGGAGGACTAATGGTTCAACCATGAATCAGATGATACAGATGTCATAG